The Astyanax mexicanus isolate ESR-SI-001 chromosome 7, AstMex3_surface, whole genome shotgun sequence genome has a window encoding:
- the capn1a gene encoding calpain 1, (mu/I) large subunit a produces the protein MLSYGGISAHISASRLKSEGMGSYEQAVHFQNQDFEELKQECVEGGFLFEDPCFPAEPPSLGFKELGPHSSKTSGVEWMRPTELCDDPQFILGGATRTDICQGALGDCWLLAAIASLTLNEKLLHRVVPHGQSFQDDYAGIFHFQFWQFGEWVDIVIDDRLPVKDGELMFVHSAEGNEFWSALIEKAYAKLNGSYEALSGGSTTEGFEDFTGGVSEMYELRKPPRDLYRIISKALERGSLLGCSIDITSTFDMEAVTFKKLVKGHAYSVTGLRQVNFRGDLQRLIRIRNPWGQVEWTGAWSDNSSEWDEIDPTEREDLCLQMEDGEFWMSFNEFLRQFSRLEICNLTPDALSDDGLSHWNTIQFHGSWRRGSTAGGCRNHPNTFWINPQYKITLLEEDDDPEDDEVACSFLVALLQKDRRRYRRQGQDMHTIGFAVYEIPEEFRGCQNVHLKKNFFLSHSSCARSETFINLREVSARLRLPPGEYLIVPSTFEPSKEADFVLRVFTEKQSETEELDDEISADLEDEEEITEDDIDDSFKSMFAQLAGEDMEISVHELRTILNRVVLRHKDLKTDGFSMESCRTMVNLMDKDGSARLGLVEFQILWNKIRKWLVIYRQFDLDKSGTMSSYEMRLAVESAGFKLNNRLNQILVARYAENEVIDFDNFICCLVKLEAMFRSFQQLDKEGSGEVEMNITEWLYITMCG, from the exons ATGCTCTCGTACGGAGGGATCTCAGCACACATCAGTGCCAGCAGGCTGAAGTCCGAGGGAATGGGTTCCTATGAGCAGGCGGTTCACTTCCAGAACCAGGACTTTGAGGAGCTGAAGCAGGAGTGTGTGGAGGGGGGCTTCCTGTTCGAGGACCCCTGCTTCCCTGCTGAACCGCCCTCGCTGGGGTTCAAGGAGCTCGGACCGCACTCGTCCAAAACCAGTGGAGTGGAGTGGATGAGGCCTACG GAGTTGTGTGATGACCCTCAGTTTATTCTGGGTGGAGCTACGAGGACGGATATCTGTCAGGGAGCTCTCG GTGATTGCTGGCTCCTGGCTGCCATTGCTTCTCTCACGCTTAATGAGAAGCTCCTGCACAGAGTGGTTCCTCACGGCCAGAGCTTCCAGGACGACTACGCCGGCATCTTCCATTTTCAG TTCTGGCAGTTCGGGGAGTGGGTGGACATTGTGATTGATGACCGGCTGCCTGTTAAAGATGGAGAGCTGATGTTTGTTCACTCTGCAGAGGGAAACGAGTTCTGGAGCGCCTTAATAGAAAAAGCTTATGCTAA GCTGAATGGATCGTACGAGGCGTTGTCCGGGGGCTCCACCACTGAGGGGTTTGAGGATTTTACAGGAGGCGTGTCGGAGATGTACGAACTCAGAAAACCTCCCAGAGATCTGTACCGCATCATCTCCAAAGCACTGGAGAGAGGATCACTGCTGGGCTGCTCTATTGAT atCACCAGCACATTTGATATGGAAGCTGTGACGTTTAAGAAGCTGGTAAAAGGCCACGCCTACTCAGTGACGGGCCTGAGGCAG GTGAACTTCAGAGGAGATCTGCAGAGACTTATTCGCATACGTAATCCATGGGGTCAGGTGGAATGGACGGGGGCCTGGAGTGACAA CTCGTCTGAGTGGGATGAGATAGATCCAACTGAGCGGGAGGATCTGTGTCTGCAAATGGAGGATGGGGAGTTCTG gatGTCGTTTAATGAGTTTTTGAGGCAGTTCTCCAGGTTGGAGATCTGTAATTTGACTCCGGATGCCCTCAGTGATGACGGGTTGAGCCACTGGAATACAATTCAGTTCCACGGATCGTGGAGGAGGGGCAGTACCGCCGGAGGCTGCAGGAACCACCCCA ATACGTTCTGGATAAACCCGCAGTATAAGATCACTCTGCTGGAGGAGGACGATGACCCGGAGGATGATGAGGTCGCCTGCAGCTTCCTGGTGGCTCTGCTGCAGAAGGACCGGCGGCGGTACCGCAGACAGGGACAGGACATGCACACCATCGGATTCGCTGTTTACGAG attccTGAGGAG TTCAGGGGTTGTCAGAATGTCCACCTGAAGAAGAACTTCTTCCTGAGCCACTCGTCCTGCGCTCGATCCGAGACCTTCATCAACCTGAGGGAGGTGAGCGCCCGCCTGCGGCTGCCCCCCGGCGAGTACCTCATCGTCCCCTCCACCTTCGAGCCCAGCAAGGAGGCCGACTTCGTCCTGCGGGTCTTCACCGAGAAGCAGTccgagacaga GGAGCTGGATGATGAGATTTCTGCAGATTTAGAAGACGAG GAGGAAATCACAGAGGACGATATAGACGACTCCTTCAAGTCTATGTTTGCTCAGCTGGCTGGAGaa GATATGGAGATATCGGTGCATGAGCTCCGGACCATTCTCAACAGAGTGGTGTTGAGAC ATAAAGACCTGAAGACGGACGGCTTCAGCATGGAGTCCTGCAGGACTATGGTCAACCTTATGGAT AAAGATGGCAGTGCCCGCCTGGGCCTGGTGGAGTTCCAGATTCTGTGGAATAAGATCAGGAAGTGGTTG GTGATCTACAGGCAGTTTGACCTGGACAAGTCCGGGACCATGAGCTCGTATGAGATGCGTCTGGCTGTAGAGTCAGCAG GGTTTAAACTCAACAACCGGCTGAACCAGATCCTGGTGGCCCGATACGCTGAGAATGAAGTCATCGATTTTGATAACTTTATCTGCTGCCTGGTGAAGCTCGAGGCCATGTTTA GATCGTTTCAGCAGTTGGATAAAGAAGGGTCCGGAGAGGTGGAGATGAACATAACTGaa TGGCTGTACATCACCATGTGTGGGTGA